CGCCGAGGTCTCGCGCCCGGTCACGGCCATCATCGCCGAGGTCGAGGCGCTGGCGGAGGCCGGTGTGCGCGAGGTGTCGCTGCTGGGGCAGAACGTCAACGCTTATCATGGCGAGGGACCGAACGGCGGCGAATGGACTTTGGCCCGCCTGCTGCGCCGCCTGGCCGAGGTGCCGGGCATCCTCCGGCTGCGCTACACGACCAGCCATCCCAGCGAGATGAGTGATGACCTGATCGAGGCGCACCGCGACCTCGGCGCGCTGATGCCCTCGCTGCATCTGCCGGTCCAGTCGGGCTCCAACCGCATTCTCGCGGCGATGAACCGCAAGCACGACCGCGACAGCTACTTCCGCACCATCGATCGTCTGCGCGCCGCGCGGCCCGACATCGCCTTCTCCTCCGACTTCATCATCGGCTTTCCCGGCGAGACCGATGCCGATTTCGAGGACACGATGGAGCTCATCCGGCAGGTCGGGTTCGCTGCCGCCTATTCGTTCAAATACTCGATCCGGCCCGGAACGCCGGGCGCCGAGATGGACGGGCAGATCGACGAGGCGGTGAAGACCGAGCGGCTCTATGCCGTGCAGGCGCTCATCACCAGCCAGCAGCGCGCCTTCCAGCAGAGCCTGGTTGGTCAGACCATCGAAGTGCTGTTCGAGCGGGCAGGGCGCAAATTTGGGCAGCAAGTAGGGCGCTCTCCCTATTTGTCTCCCGTGCAAGTCATGGCACCGTCGTCACTGGCGGGCAGAATCGAAAGGATCCGAATCATCGGAACCGAGACCAACTCGTTGAATGGCGAACTGGTCGATCCCATATCGGCTCGTGCAGTGCAGGCGGCGGAGTGATCCTCATTTCAGGAAGGGCGAAAGTTTGACAAAGCAAGGTACGGACGGCTTCGGGCCCGACAGCGGGCGCAACATTCCCTGGCTCACAACAACTGATGCCGCCGATGAAGCTGAACTGACCCTGTCTTTCGATGACAACCGTCTCGCCAGTCGCCTCTTCGGCCAATACGACCAGAATCTCGCCTTCATCGAGAAGCGCCTGCGCATCCAGGCGGCAGCGCGCGGCAATCTGGTGACACTGATCGGCGCGCCGGAACTCTGCGAGCAGGCCAAGTCGGTCCTCGAGAATCTCTACGGCCGCCTGAAGACCGGTCACGACATCTCGCTTGGCGATGTCGACGGCGCC
This region of Phreatobacter aquaticus genomic DNA includes:
- the miaB gene encoding tRNA (N6-isopentenyl adenosine(37)-C2)-methylthiotransferase MiaB, with translation MSDTTDAKPQSKAVFVKSYGCQMNVYDSQRMADVMGAEGYREVATPEEADLILLNTCHIRERAAEKVYHELGRIRELKQTAKSEGRKVLIGVAGCVAQAEGEEIVKRAKYVDLVVGPQSYHRLPDLVARAGIQPGVVDTEFPVEDKFAKLPKPAEAKARSRGISAFVTVQEGCDKFCTFCVVPYTRGAEVSRPVTAIIAEVEALAEAGVREVSLLGQNVNAYHGEGPNGGEWTLARLLRRLAEVPGILRLRYTTSHPSEMSDDLIEAHRDLGALMPSLHLPVQSGSNRILAAMNRKHDRDSYFRTIDRLRAARPDIAFSSDFIIGFPGETDADFEDTMELIRQVGFAAAYSFKYSIRPGTPGAEMDGQIDEAVKTERLYAVQALITSQQRAFQQSLVGQTIEVLFERAGRKFGQQVGRSPYLSPVQVMAPSSLAGRIERIRIIGTETNSLNGELVDPISARAVQAAE